From Marivirga harenae, one genomic window encodes:
- a CDS encoding efflux RND transporter periplasmic adaptor subunit: MAKKKSNKKGLYILIGIVVVLIIAAIIGKKSGVIGQPPSTSVEVDDVQKRTIIEKVNASGTVQPVVEVKLSPDVAGEITELAVEEGDPVKKDDLLVKIRPDNFVSALERAKANLNQQKAGLAQAEASLERAKAQLTQSRQIFERQKKLYEEKVISTADYESALANYQVSQNDKLAAEKSVLAARYTVKSSQATVDESSENLRRTTIYSPVDGTVSKLSVELGERVVGTQQMAGTEMMRIANLNNMEVRVDVNENDIIRINIGDTANIEVDSYTYMEKEFKGVVTAIANTANEKASQDAVTEFEVKVKILNSSYEDLITEDGDSPFRPGMTASVEIMTETKKDILTVPLSSVTLRTPENKQDSAAKEVDVRTPKKEKEVVFVVQDDNTVKMTEVKTGISDFEFIQVDGLNAGQAVVKGPFLAISKTLKDGDLVEVKNKEKAKTEE, translated from the coding sequence ATGGCTAAGAAAAAATCAAATAAAAAAGGATTATATATTCTTATTGGAATAGTTGTTGTTTTAATCATTGCAGCAATAATAGGTAAAAAATCGGGCGTTATTGGGCAGCCTCCTTCTACTTCAGTTGAAGTAGATGACGTACAAAAGAGAACAATAATTGAAAAAGTAAATGCTAGTGGAACTGTACAACCTGTCGTAGAGGTGAAATTAAGCCCTGATGTTGCAGGTGAGATTACAGAATTGGCAGTAGAGGAAGGCGATCCAGTAAAAAAGGATGATTTATTGGTGAAAATTAGACCCGATAATTTTGTAAGTGCATTGGAAAGGGCAAAGGCTAATTTGAACCAACAAAAAGCTGGACTAGCGCAAGCAGAGGCTTCTCTGGAAAGAGCAAAAGCACAATTGACTCAATCTAGGCAAATCTTCGAACGTCAGAAAAAACTCTACGAAGAAAAAGTGATTTCTACAGCTGATTACGAATCGGCATTGGCTAATTATCAGGTATCTCAAAATGATAAATTAGCTGCAGAGAAAAGCGTTTTAGCTGCACGATATACGGTCAAAAGTAGTCAGGCTACTGTGGATGAATCAAGTGAAAACTTAAGAAGAACTACAATATATTCTCCAGTTGATGGAACTGTTTCTAAGTTGAGTGTTGAACTTGGTGAAAGAGTAGTAGGAACTCAACAAATGGCAGGTACAGAAATGATGAGAATTGCCAATTTGAATAATATGGAGGTGCGTGTAGATGTAAATGAGAATGATATTATCAGAATTAATATCGGTGATACCGCCAATATTGAAGTAGATTCATATACTTACATGGAGAAAGAATTCAAAGGGGTTGTAACTGCCATAGCCAATACGGCCAATGAAAAAGCTTCACAGGATGCAGTAACCGAATTTGAAGTGAAAGTGAAAATACTTAATTCTTCATACGAGGATTTAATCACCGAAGATGGAGATTCTCCATTCAGACCAGGAATGACGGCTAGTGTTGAAATTATGACGGAAACTAAGAAGGATATCTTAACTGTGCCGCTTTCTTCAGTTACTTTAAGAACTCCGGAAAACAAACAAGATTCCGCTGCCAAAGAAGTAGATGTTCGAACTCCTAAGAAAGAGAAAGAAGTTGTTTTTGTGGTACAGGACGATAATACCGTAAAAATGACAGAAGTAAAAACGGGCATTAGCGACTTTGAATTTATCCAAGTTGACGGGCTTAATGCTGGTCAAGCAGTAGTTAAAGGTCCTTTCTTAGCAATTTCTAAAACCCTCAAAGACGGAGATTTAGTGGAAGTGAAAAATAAAGAGAAAGCTAAAACAGAGGAATAG
- a CDS encoding TolC family protein translates to MLRIYLLFVLLTIGLTVNGQDQWSLQKCVDYALENNLQVKQSALDVESAEINLFGSKMSNLPGVNGNLGINTSTGRSIDPFTNTIIDRGINSQNAGLNASLPLFDGFQRYNSIKRDQFGQLASEQDLANVQNNVTLDVVTFYTNILFNIELLETAQLRLQTTESQENRVEKQVEIGALAQADLLQIRQQKANDELEVVRAENNLNISYLQLKQALQIPAEQPFDIEIPDLPEPNEGELMETSSNVYQYALQNQPVIKAAKYRKESAVRGIGIAKSGYYPSLSLNAGISTNYSDAAPEQFPVLGSENITITTPVGVVQNTGQVVVSEQSVPSEFTDNTYLNQLDFNQRRFVGLSLNIPIFSRFQVKNSVQQAIINHKRSEYQLTSAKNQLQQTIEQAYLDVKAAAKSYEALKNSFEASELSFRNAEQRLELGATDAVEFTQIKNDFERVKSDLIRAKYDYIFKLKVLDFYQGKPLNF, encoded by the coding sequence ATGCTTAGAATTTATTTATTATTTGTTCTCTTGACTATTGGACTTACTGTCAATGGGCAAGATCAATGGTCATTGCAGAAGTGCGTGGACTACGCACTAGAAAATAATTTGCAAGTCAAACAATCCGCGCTGGATGTGGAAAGTGCCGAAATTAATTTATTTGGTTCCAAGATGAGTAATTTACCGGGTGTAAATGGTAATTTAGGGATAAATACATCTACAGGTCGTTCTATTGATCCTTTTACTAACACCATTATTGACCGAGGTATAAATTCTCAAAACGCAGGACTTAATGCCAGTCTTCCTTTATTTGATGGGTTTCAACGATATAATAGTATCAAAAGAGATCAGTTTGGCCAATTGGCATCCGAACAAGACTTAGCTAATGTTCAAAATAATGTCACTTTGGATGTTGTTACATTCTACACTAATATTCTTTTTAACATAGAATTACTTGAAACGGCCCAGTTGAGATTACAAACTACAGAAAGCCAGGAAAACAGAGTTGAAAAGCAAGTGGAAATTGGCGCATTGGCTCAAGCAGATTTATTGCAAATCAGACAGCAAAAAGCAAATGATGAATTAGAAGTTGTTAGAGCTGAAAACAATTTAAATATTTCATATTTACAATTAAAACAAGCTTTACAAATTCCTGCTGAACAGCCATTTGATATTGAGATACCAGATTTACCAGAACCAAATGAAGGTGAATTAATGGAAACTTCATCGAATGTATATCAGTATGCACTACAAAATCAACCCGTTATAAAAGCGGCAAAATATAGAAAAGAAAGCGCAGTGAGAGGAATCGGAATTGCAAAAAGCGGGTACTACCCTTCTTTGAGTCTCAATGCTGGAATATCTACTAATTACTCTGATGCTGCTCCTGAACAATTTCCTGTGTTAGGCTCTGAAAACATCACCATTACGACACCAGTTGGTGTTGTTCAAAACACGGGGCAAGTGGTGGTGTCAGAACAAAGTGTTCCATCTGAATTTACTGATAATACCTACTTAAATCAATTGGATTTTAATCAAAGAAGATTTGTGGGTTTGAGTTTAAACATTCCTATTTTTAGTAGATTTCAAGTAAAAAATAGCGTACAACAAGCCATTATTAATCACAAAAGAAGTGAATACCAGCTTACTTCTGCTAAAAATCAGTTGCAACAAACCATTGAGCAGGCTTATTTAGATGTAAAAGCTGCTGCAAAATCGTATGAAGCATTAAAGAATAGTTTTGAAGCTTCAGAACTAAGTTTTAGAAATGCAGAGCAAAGATTAGAACTTGGCGCAACTGATGCGGTAGAATTCACCCAAATAAAAAACGATTTCGAAAGAGTAAAATCAGATCTCATTCGAGCAAAATACGATTATATATTTAAACTTAAAGTACTGGACTTTTATCAAGGGAAACCTTTAAACTTTTAA
- the sdaAB gene encoding L-serine ammonia-lyase, iron-sulfur-dependent subunit beta encodes MGERSSIFDMIGPVMIGPSSSHTAGVVRIARAAIKVLGARPEEAVVTFYNSFARTYEGHGSDKAIVAGLLNYKTDDIRIKESFELAKEAGLKYTFKSIGSAGTYHPNTIKLNLIKGNKNVEVIGESLGGGVINISKVNGFTANISAALHTLIITADDREGSIAFITNIITHDKVNIATMSVSRKGKKDIACLAIEMDSGLKPITLEYMKNLEWVKNVIYIPDIDM; translated from the coding sequence ATGGGAGAAAGAAGCAGTATTTTTGATATGATCGGACCAGTAATGATAGGCCCTTCAAGTTCTCACACTGCAGGCGTAGTTCGGATTGCTCGTGCTGCTATAAAAGTTTTGGGAGCAAGACCAGAAGAGGCTGTTGTAACTTTTTACAATTCATTTGCAAGAACTTACGAGGGACATGGCAGTGATAAAGCAATTGTCGCTGGTTTATTGAACTACAAAACTGATGACATCAGGATTAAGGAATCCTTTGAACTAGCCAAAGAAGCAGGTCTCAAATACACCTTCAAATCTATTGGCAGTGCCGGCACTTACCATCCTAATACGATCAAATTAAACTTGATTAAAGGAAATAAAAATGTAGAAGTAATCGGAGAAAGTTTAGGAGGTGGAGTCATCAACATTTCCAAAGTAAATGGTTTTACTGCCAATATTTCTGCCGCATTACATACGCTCATTATCACCGCTGATGACAGAGAAGGAAGTATTGCTTTTATAACCAATATCATCACTCACGATAAAGTAAATATTGCCACAATGAGTGTTTCCAGAAAAGGTAAAAAGGATATTGCCTGCTTAGCAATTGAGATGGATAGTGGCTTGAAACCCATCACTTTGGAATATATGAAAAATTTAGAATGGGTAAAAAATGTGATTTATATACCCGATATTGATATGTAA
- a CDS encoding aminotransferase class IV — MIDYNGKLTRSDSVALEVSNRGFQYGDGIFETIIYRKKEIMFLDEHWERISEGVNGLKLNISFTKEEFKNTVLELLEVNGLIGLSARIKLYIWRKSGGLYTPEQSNAEYLLTSEQAQKKKIVQFEKVGIADSIYLQETAFSHLKTISALPYVMAGIEKKERGLEELFLLNQDGFLAEASSSNLYFLNLEKRTIYTPSLETGCINGVSRRFLFKNAKHFGLEIKEVLWMPEELISDKLSIFTINVAGVNCIQKIYMTKMGDCTEGLKLFKEIFKW; from the coding sequence ATGATTGATTACAATGGTAAATTAACACGCTCAGATTCAGTCGCTTTGGAGGTTTCGAATAGAGGTTTTCAATATGGCGATGGAATTTTTGAAACAATTATTTATCGAAAAAAGGAAATCATGTTTCTAGATGAGCATTGGGAAAGAATTTCTGAAGGGGTGAACGGTTTAAAGTTGAATATATCTTTTACAAAAGAAGAATTTAAAAATACTGTACTAGAATTATTAGAAGTGAATGGATTAATAGGACTTTCAGCTCGGATAAAGCTTTATATCTGGAGAAAATCAGGTGGTTTATATACTCCAGAACAATCTAATGCAGAGTACTTGTTAACCTCAGAACAAGCTCAAAAAAAGAAAATTGTACAATTTGAAAAAGTTGGGATAGCCGATTCAATTTACTTACAAGAAACAGCTTTTAGCCATTTAAAAACGATTTCGGCTTTGCCTTATGTTATGGCAGGTATTGAAAAGAAGGAAAGAGGTTTGGAAGAGTTATTTTTATTAAACCAAGATGGTTTCTTAGCAGAGGCTTCTTCATCTAATCTTTATTTTTTGAATTTAGAGAAACGTACTATCTATACACCATCTTTGGAAACTGGATGTATCAATGGAGTGAGCAGAAGGTTTTTATTTAAAAATGCAAAGCATTTTGGCCTCGAAATTAAAGAGGTTTTATGGATGCCTGAAGAATTGATTTCAGATAAATTATCCATTTTCACCATTAATGTAGCTGGTGTTAATTGCATTCAGAAAATTTATATGACAAAAATGGGAGATTGTACAGAAGGTTTAAAGTTGTTTAAGGAAATTTTTAAGTGGTAA
- a CDS encoding type I restriction enzyme HsdR N-terminal domain-containing protein, protein MQKLNLPPYDVNLRNMDGKIHIFDPIRKKYLFLTPEEWVRQHFIQFLIHYKNYPATLINAESGLKYHERKKRTDVTVFNRKMEPLLLIECKAPNVKISDSTFSQIANYYSQFKAKYMIITNGMEHYCFRPDTKELVFEKEIPEFTVL, encoded by the coding sequence ATGCAAAAATTAAACCTTCCGCCATATGATGTGAACTTGCGTAATATGGACGGCAAGATACATATTTTTGACCCCATCAGGAAAAAATATTTGTTTTTAACGCCTGAGGAATGGGTACGTCAGCATTTTATCCAGTTTCTGATTCACTATAAAAACTATCCTGCCACTTTAATTAATGCAGAATCCGGATTAAAATATCATGAAAGAAAGAAAAGGACAGATGTCACGGTTTTCAATAGAAAAATGGAACCACTTCTATTGATAGAATGCAAAGCCCCTAATGTAAAAATATCCGATAGTACCTTTTCACAAATCGCAAATTACTATAGCCAATTTAAGGCTAAATACATGATTATCACCAATGGAATGGAGCATTATTGCTTTAGGCCTGATACCAAAGAATTGGTTTTTGAGAAAGAGATTCCTGAGTTTACGGTATTATAA
- a CDS encoding AMP nucleosidase, whose product MKTKKEIVDNWLPRYTGTGLDEFGDYILLTNFINYVEMFAQQYNVEIKGRDKPMQTATAEGITIINFGMGSSVAATVMDLLSSIMPKAVLFLGKCGGIKKKSKIGDLILPLAGIRGEGTSNDYMPPEVPALPSFRLQRAVSSMIKKHEMDYYTGTVFTTNRRVWEHDDDFKDYLRRIRAMAVDMETATIFSVGFVNSIPRGALLLVSDNPMTPEGVKTAQSDQKVTGSYVNYHLQIGIDSLIELKNSGESVKHLKFTETLFDQD is encoded by the coding sequence ATGAAGACAAAAAAAGAAATCGTTGACAATTGGTTGCCCCGTTACACTGGAACAGGACTAGATGAATTTGGAGACTATATATTATTAACCAATTTCATCAATTATGTTGAAATGTTTGCCCAGCAGTATAATGTGGAAATAAAGGGAAGAGACAAACCTATGCAAACAGCCACAGCTGAAGGGATTACGATCATCAATTTCGGCATGGGAAGTTCAGTAGCCGCAACAGTTATGGATCTACTCTCCTCTATTATGCCAAAAGCGGTGCTCTTTTTAGGTAAATGTGGCGGGATTAAAAAGAAATCCAAGATCGGTGATTTAATTTTACCATTAGCAGGGATAAGAGGCGAAGGAACTAGTAATGATTATATGCCACCTGAAGTACCTGCTTTGCCATCTTTTCGCTTGCAAAGAGCAGTTTCCTCCATGATTAAAAAACATGAAATGGACTACTATACCGGTACTGTTTTTACTACGAATCGAAGAGTTTGGGAGCACGATGATGATTTTAAAGACTACCTAAGAAGGATCAGGGCAATGGCTGTGGATATGGAAACCGCCACTATTTTTTCAGTTGGCTTTGTCAATAGCATTCCTAGGGGAGCATTATTATTAGTATCTGATAATCCAATGACTCCAGAAGGGGTGAAAACTGCCCAAAGTGATCAAAAAGTAACTGGAAGCTATGTAAATTACCATCTTCAAATCGGTATAGATTCATTAATTGAATTGAAAAACTCAGGTGAATCAGTGAAGCATTTGAAATTTACCGAGACCTTATTTGACCAAGATTAA
- a CDS encoding amidohydrolase yields MNKLLLSFTFIVLIASCSTRETVDAIYFNGNIYTVNDKFDKEEAFAIKDGKFLAVGKSKDIRNQYRSDEEIDLLGSAVYPGFIDGHAHFIRYAKDLGDVDLVGTASFDELIQRLQKHADQYPEAPALLGQGWDQINWEGKQFPDKDTLDILFPNKVVMLRRVDAHAILTNQKGLDLAGVTAKTKVSGGEVLLKDGQPSGVLIDNAMNLLMDKMPEMDEDQKKELIQQAQNNCFAVGITSLAEAGLDKSQIDLLDAMQKDSLLQMRIYAMINPTAENINHYFSNGHYKTDYLNVRSFKIYGDGALGSRGACLIQPYSDDEGNYGFLRSKPQVFDSLAKIIFAKDFQMNTHCIGDSANRAITSIYAKYLKGKNDKRWRIEHAQVLDDNDFSKFGDYNILPSVQPTHATSDMDWAHERLGEERVKNAYAYQELLRQNGKLVLGSDFPVENINPIYGFHAAVARQDDDNLPEGGFQPENSLNREQALRGMTSWAAFGQFEEKEKGSIAKGKWADFVILDQDIMEVPVEELRGTEVMQTYSAGQKVYELR; encoded by the coding sequence ATGAACAAACTCTTACTCTCCTTTACCTTCATCGTTTTAATAGCTTCCTGCAGTACCAGAGAAACTGTTGATGCCATTTATTTTAATGGAAACATCTACACTGTCAATGATAAATTTGATAAGGAAGAAGCATTTGCCATCAAAGATGGTAAATTTTTAGCTGTTGGAAAGTCAAAAGATATTCGCAACCAATACCGATCGGACGAAGAAATTGACTTGTTGGGTTCAGCGGTTTATCCTGGTTTTATTGATGGACATGCGCATTTCATTAGGTATGCTAAGGATTTAGGTGATGTAGATTTAGTAGGTACAGCATCTTTTGATGAATTAATCCAACGATTGCAAAAACATGCGGATCAATATCCGGAAGCTCCTGCTTTACTAGGGCAAGGATGGGATCAAATTAATTGGGAGGGTAAACAATTTCCAGATAAAGATACTTTGGATATTCTATTTCCCAATAAGGTTGTGATGCTGAGAAGGGTAGATGCTCATGCTATTTTAACCAATCAGAAAGGATTGGATCTGGCAGGAGTGACAGCTAAAACCAAAGTTTCAGGAGGAGAAGTTCTGTTGAAAGATGGTCAGCCAAGTGGTGTATTGATTGACAATGCTATGAATTTACTGATGGATAAAATGCCTGAAATGGATGAGGATCAGAAAAAGGAACTTATTCAGCAGGCACAAAATAATTGTTTTGCGGTAGGGATTACCTCACTAGCGGAAGCAGGTTTGGACAAGTCTCAAATAGATTTATTGGACGCTATGCAAAAGGACAGTCTACTGCAAATGAGGATTTATGCTATGATCAACCCGACAGCTGAAAACATAAATCATTATTTCAGTAATGGCCATTACAAAACTGATTATTTAAATGTGCGCTCTTTTAAAATTTACGGAGATGGTGCTTTAGGGTCAAGAGGAGCTTGTCTGATTCAACCCTATTCGGATGACGAGGGTAATTATGGATTTTTAAGGAGTAAGCCTCAGGTATTTGACAGCTTAGCTAAAATTATATTTGCGAAGGATTTTCAAATGAATACTCATTGCATTGGTGATTCAGCCAATAGAGCTATCACCAGTATTTACGCTAAGTATTTGAAAGGAAAAAATGATAAAAGGTGGAGAATTGAGCATGCTCAGGTACTTGACGATAATGATTTCAGTAAGTTTGGCGATTACAATATTCTACCTTCCGTTCAGCCAACTCATGCTACTTCTGATATGGATTGGGCGCATGAAAGGTTAGGAGAGGAGAGAGTAAAAAATGCTTATGCTTATCAAGAATTATTGAGGCAGAATGGAAAGTTGGTTTTAGGCTCTGATTTTCCTGTAGAGAATATTAATCCAATTTATGGTTTTCACGCTGCAGTAGCTCGGCAAGATGATGATAATTTACCCGAAGGGGGTTTCCAGCCTGAGAATTCCTTAAATCGAGAGCAAGCGTTAAGGGGAATGACTTCATGGGCCGCTTTTGGTCAGTTTGAGGAAAAAGAAAAAGGAAGCATTGCCAAAGGAAAATGGGCAGATTTTGTGATTTTGGACCAAGATATCATGGAAGTTCCAGTAGAAGAATTGCGTGGAACGGAAGTTATGCAAACCTACTCAGCTGGCCAGAAAGTATACGAATTAAGATGA
- a CDS encoding nucleotide pyrophosphohydrolase gives MKKELTIAEAQLKVDEWIKTIGVRYFNELTNMTILTEEVGELARIMARKYGEQSFKESDKNADLGDEMADVLWVLICLANQTGVDLTDALRKNIEKKTKRDKDRHQDNEKLK, from the coding sequence ATGAAAAAAGAATTAACCATAGCAGAAGCTCAATTAAAGGTAGATGAATGGATCAAAACCATAGGAGTTCGCTATTTCAATGAGCTGACCAATATGACGATCCTGACAGAAGAAGTAGGAGAATTAGCTCGAATAATGGCCCGAAAATATGGTGAACAGTCTTTTAAAGAAAGTGATAAAAATGCTGATTTGGGTGATGAAATGGCTGATGTGCTCTGGGTTCTTATTTGCTTGGCGAATCAGACTGGTGTTGACTTAACCGATGCTTTGAGAAAAAATATTGAAAAGAAGACTAAGCGTGATAAAGATAGACATCAGGATAATGAGAAACTTAAATAA
- a CDS encoding nuclear transport factor 2 family protein — translation MITLDQQKENAIKFYKTAFEGNPSKAVELYVGDEYIQHNPAVANGTQGFVEYFERMQREYPNKSVEFVRAVAENGLVALHTHQVWEGDAEYVTMDFFRFDDNGKIVEHWDSIQQIPEESANPNKMY, via the coding sequence ATGATTACGCTAGATCAGCAAAAAGAAAATGCCATTAAATTTTACAAAACAGCCTTTGAGGGCAATCCTTCAAAAGCTGTTGAATTATATGTTGGAGATGAATATATTCAACATAATCCTGCCGTAGCTAATGGAACTCAAGGATTTGTTGAATATTTCGAAAGAATGCAAAGGGAGTACCCGAACAAAAGTGTTGAATTTGTAAGGGCAGTTGCGGAAAATGGCTTAGTCGCCCTGCACACTCATCAGGTTTGGGAAGGGGATGCAGAATATGTCACCATGGATTTCTTCCGTTTTGATGACAATGGAAAAATTGTGGAACATTGGGACAGCATTCAGCAGATTCCGGAAGAGTCAGCAAATCCCAATAAGATGTACTAG
- a CDS encoding TetR/AcrR family transcriptional regulator — protein sequence MSTKDKILETALKLFNTYGISAISSKAIADEMGISYGNLCYHFPKKDDIILQLYLNMQKNVEQQFQNIKEEVINLEFMLSRLKILFEEIYKYKFIYLGITKVVRHFDHIKKHAQDQFDQRWNILDTISSFLISNGYMKAFKDERQKDLLIHALLMVSNSWISDAEVFYKGKSDEKIDYYMQVFFNLVRPTLTEKGLEGFKKVYKLE from the coding sequence ATGAGCACAAAAGACAAAATACTAGAAACTGCTTTGAAACTGTTTAATACCTATGGCATATCCGCAATTTCGAGCAAGGCCATAGCGGATGAAATGGGGATTAGCTATGGGAATTTATGTTATCACTTTCCGAAAAAAGACGACATCATACTTCAGTTGTATCTTAATATGCAAAAGAATGTAGAGCAGCAATTTCAAAACATCAAGGAGGAAGTAATCAATCTTGAGTTTATGCTTAGCAGGCTGAAAATACTATTTGAAGAAATCTACAAGTATAAATTTATTTATTTGGGAATTACCAAAGTGGTTCGTCATTTCGACCACATTAAAAAACATGCTCAAGATCAATTTGATCAAAGGTGGAATATCTTGGATACAATTTCTAGCTTTTTAATTTCTAATGGATATATGAAAGCTTTTAAAGATGAAAGACAGAAAGATTTACTAATTCATGCATTATTGATGGTCAGCAATTCCTGGATTTCCGATGCTGAGGTTTTTTATAAGGGGAAGAGTGACGAAAAAATAGATTACTATATGCAGGTGTTTTTCAATCTCGTGCGCCCTACTTTAACAGAAAAAGGATTAGAAGGATTTAAGAAGGTTTATAAGCTAGAATAA
- a CDS encoding transglutaminase-like domain-containing protein, with product MKHEQFSQYLQPGEFINSDNPNVQKFAKIVSSGTQDDKQKVKFLYYAIRDGFRYDPFRLHFSKKEMKASSLLKRDYGYCIEKSCLFAAACRVIGIPSRLGFANVRNHIGTAKLEAVLKSDVLVFHGYAEIYLNDKWIKVTPVFNRELCEKLNVKPLEFNPEGDSIFQEYDESGSKFMEYLHQYGHFADIPYELFMSELTRHYPHLASQIQERDVFYIK from the coding sequence ATGAAGCACGAGCAATTTAGTCAATATTTGCAGCCAGGCGAGTTTATTAATTCGGACAACCCCAATGTTCAGAAATTTGCAAAGATAGTCAGTTCTGGTACTCAAGATGATAAGCAAAAAGTCAAGTTCTTGTATTATGCCATTCGTGATGGTTTTAGGTACGATCCTTTCAGACTGCATTTCTCAAAAAAAGAAATGAAAGCCAGTAGTTTGCTCAAAAGAGATTATGGCTATTGCATAGAAAAAAGTTGTCTTTTCGCTGCGGCTTGTAGAGTCATTGGTATTCCTTCTCGATTAGGTTTTGCGAACGTTAGAAATCACATCGGGACTGCCAAATTAGAAGCGGTTCTTAAAAGTGATGTATTAGTTTTCCATGGCTATGCTGAAATTTATTTAAATGACAAATGGATTAAAGTAACGCCTGTATTCAATAGAGAACTCTGTGAAAAGCTGAATGTGAAACCATTGGAGTTCAATCCCGAGGGAGATTCAATTTTCCAAGAATACGATGAAAGTGGGAGTAAATTCATGGAGTACCTGCATCAATATGGTCATTTCGCAGATATTCCTTATGAATTGTTTATGTCTGAGCTAACCAGACATTATCCACATCTAGCATCTCAGATTCAAGAAAGAGACGTATTTTACATAAAGTAG